In Anguilla rostrata isolate EN2019 chromosome 1, ASM1855537v3, whole genome shotgun sequence, a genomic segment contains:
- the atp1a3b gene encoding sodium/potassium-transporting ATPase subunit alpha-3b isoform X1, with the protein MCLTLLSVCACAWLSWLTSRTRFRKPQRGGEDLGHAYGRSDSYRVATTQDKDDKDSPKKKNKAKDLDELKKEVPLTEHKMSVEEVCRKFNTDIVQGLTNAKAAEYLIRDGPNALTPPPTTPEWVKFCRQLFGGFSILLWLGAILCFLAYAIQAATEDDPAGDNLYLGIVLSAVVIITGCFSYFQEAKSSKIMESFKNMVPQQALVIREGEKMQINAEEVVGGDLVEVKGGDRIPADLRIVSSHGCKVDNSSLTGESEPQTRSPDCTHDNPLETRNIAFFSTNCVEGTARGIVVCTGDRTVMGRIATLTSGLETGKTPIAKEIEHFIHLITGVAVFLGITFFILSIVLGYSWLEAVIFLIGIIVANVPEGLLATVTVCLTLTAKRMAKKNCLVKNLEAVETLGSTSTICSDKTGTLTQNRMTVAHMWFDNQIHEADTTEDQSGTSFDKSSVTWVSLARVASLCNRAVFKAGQENLPILKRDVAGDASESALLKCIELSCGSVRLMRDKNKKVAEIPFNSTNKYQLSVHETEDPNDNRYLLVMKGAPERILDRCSTIMIQGKEQPMDEELKEAFQNAYLELGGLGERVLGFCHLLMPEDQYPKGFAFDCDDVNFQTDNLCFVGLMSMIDPPRAAVPDAVGKCRSAGIKVIMVTGDHPITAKAIAKGVGIISEGNETVEDIAARLNIPVSQVNPRDAKACVIHGTDLKDLSQDQIDDILRNHTEIVFARTSPQQKLIIVEGCQRQGAIVAVTGDGVNDSPALKKADIGVAMGISGSDVSKQAADMILLDDNFASIVTGVEEGRLIFDNLKKSIAYTLTSNIPEITPFLLFIIINIPLPLGTITILCIDLGTDMVPAISLAYEAAESDIMKRQPRNPRVDKLVNERLISIAYGQIGMIQALGGFFSYFVILAENGFLPSILVGIRLNWDDRATNDLEDSYGQQWTYEQRKIVEFTCHTAFFVSIVVVQWADVIVCKTRRNSVFQQGMKNKILIFGLFEETALAAFLSYCPGMDVALRMYPLK; encoded by the exons TATGGACGGTCAGACAGTTACCGCGTGGCCACCACGCAAGACAAGGATGACAAGGACTCTcccaagaagaagaacaaggCTAAAGACCTTGATGAGCTGAAGAAAGAAGTACCACTG acggAGCACAAGATGTCCGTGGAAGAAGTCTGCCGGAAATTCAACACCGACATCGTCCAG GGTCTGACCAACGCCAAGGCGGCCGAGTATCTGATCCGGGACGGACCCAacgccctcaccccccctcccaccacgcCGGAGTGGGTCAAGTTCTGTCGCCAGCTGTTCGGAGGTTTCTCCATCCTGCTGTGGCTCGGAGCCATCCTCTGCTTCCTGGCCTACGCCATCCAGGCCGCCACCGAGGACGATCCCGCCGGGGACAAC CTGTATCTGGGCATCGTGCTGTCGGCTGTGGTCATCATCACCGGCTGCTTCTCCTACTTCCAGGAGGCCAAGAGCTCCAAGATCATGGAGTCTTTTAAGAACATGGTGCcccag caaGCCCTGGTGATCCGGGAGGGGGAGAAGATGCAGATCAACGCTGAGGAGGTGGTGGGCGGAGACCTGGTGGAGGTGAAGGGTGGAGACAGAATCCCCGCTGACCTCCGCATCGTCTCCTCTCACGGCTGCAAG GTGGATAACTCCTCTTTGACTGGCGAATCGGAGCCCCAGACTCGGTCACCTGACTGCACCCATGACAACCCCCTGGAGACTCGCAACATAGCTTTCTTCTCCACCAACTGTGTAGAAG GCACGGCGCGCGGCATCGTGGTCTGCACTGGCGACCGCACGGTGATGGGCCGCATCGCCACCCTGACGTCGGGCCTGGAGACGGGCAAGACCCCCATCGCCAAGGAGATCGAGCACTTCATCCACCTGATCACGGGCGTGGCCGTCTTCCTGGGCATCACCTTCTTCATCCTGTCCATCGTGCTTGGCTACTCCTGGCTGGAGGCCGTCATCTTCCTCATTGGCATCATCGTGGCCAACGTGCCGGAGGGGCTCCTGGCCACCGTCACC GTGTGTCTGACCCTGACGGCCAAGCGCATGGCCAAGAAGAACTGCCTGGTGAAGAACCTGGAGGCCGTGGAGACCCTGGGCTCCACCTCCACCATCTGCTCCGACAAGACCGGGACGCTGACCCAGAACCGCATGACCGTGGCCCACATGTGGTTCGACAACCAGATCCACGAGGCCGACACCACCGAGGACCAGTCCG GCACCTCCTTCGACAAGAGCTCGGTCACGTGGGTGTCGCTGGCGCGCGTGGCCTCCCTCTGCAACCGGGCGGTGTTCAAGGCGGGCCAGGAGAACCTGCCCATCCTGAAGCGGGACGTGGCGGGCGACGCCTCCGAGTCGGCCCTGCTCAAGTGCATCGAGCTCTCCTGCGGCTCCGTCCGGCTCATGCGCGACAAGAACAAGAAGGTGGCCGAGATCCCCTTCAACTCCACCAACAAGTACCAG CTTTCTGTGCATGAGACTGAGGACCCCAACGACAACCGCTACCTGCTGGTGATGAAGGGCGCCCCCGAGCGCATCCTGGACCGCTGCTCCACCATCATGATCCAGGGCAAGGAGCAGCCCATGGacgaggagctgaaggaggccTTCCAGAACGCCTACCTGGAGCTGGGAGGACTGGGGGAGAGGGTGCTGG GGTTCTGTCACCTGCTCATGCCGGAGGACCAGTACCCCAAGGGCTTCGCCTTCGACTGCGACGACGTCAACTTCCAGACGGACAACCTGTGCTTCGTGGGCCTGATGTCCATGATCGACCCGCCCCGCGCCGCCGTGCCCGACGCCGTCGGCAAGTGCCGCTCCGCCGGGATCAAGGTCATCATGGTGACCGGCGACCACCCCATCACCGCCAAGGCCATCGCCAAGGGCGTCGGCATCATCTCCGAGGGCAACGAGACCGTGGAGGACATCGCCGCTCGGCTCAATATTCCCGTCAGCCAGGTCAACCCCAG ggatGCCAAGGCCTGTGTGATCCATGGCACAGACCTGAAGGACCTGTCCCAGGATCAGATAGACGATATTCTGAGGAACCACACTGAGATCGTCTTCGCCAGGACCTCCCCCCAGCAGAAACTCATCATAGTGGAGGGCTGCCAGAGACAG ggTGCCATTGTGGCCGTGACAGGGGACGGCGTGAACGACTCTCCCGCCCTCAAGAAGGCCGACATCGGCGTCGCCATGGGGATCTCCGGCTCCGACGTCTCCAAGCAGGCCGCCGACATGATCCTGCTGGACGACAACTTCGCCTCCATCGTCACCGGCGTGGAAGAGG GCCGCTTGATCTTCGACAACCTGAAGAAGTCCATCGCCTACACCCTGACCAGCAACATCCCAGAGATCACgcccttcctcctcttcatcatcatcaacatcccGCTGCCACTGGGCACCATCACCATCCTGTGTATTGACCTGGGCACTGACATG GTGCCAGCTATCTCCCTGGCCTATGAAGCGGCTGAGAGTGACATCATGAAGAGGCAGCCCAGGAATCCCCGCGTGGACAAACTGGTGAACGAAAGACTGATCAGCATCGCCTACGGACAGATCG gcatGATCCAGGCTCTTGGCGGTTTCTTCAGCTACTTTGTCATCTTGGCAGAAAATGGCTTCCTCCCCTCAATACTAGTGGGAATCCGGCTCAACTGGGACGACCGAGCTACCAATGACCTGGAGGACAGCTATGGGCAGCAGTGG ACGTACGAGCAGAGGAAGATCGTGGAGTTCACCTGCCACACGG
- the atp1a3b gene encoding sodium/potassium-transporting ATPase subunit alpha-3b isoform X2, whose translation MGYGRSDSYRVATTQDKDDKDSPKKKNKAKDLDELKKEVPLTEHKMSVEEVCRKFNTDIVQGLTNAKAAEYLIRDGPNALTPPPTTPEWVKFCRQLFGGFSILLWLGAILCFLAYAIQAATEDDPAGDNLYLGIVLSAVVIITGCFSYFQEAKSSKIMESFKNMVPQQALVIREGEKMQINAEEVVGGDLVEVKGGDRIPADLRIVSSHGCKVDNSSLTGESEPQTRSPDCTHDNPLETRNIAFFSTNCVEGTARGIVVCTGDRTVMGRIATLTSGLETGKTPIAKEIEHFIHLITGVAVFLGITFFILSIVLGYSWLEAVIFLIGIIVANVPEGLLATVTVCLTLTAKRMAKKNCLVKNLEAVETLGSTSTICSDKTGTLTQNRMTVAHMWFDNQIHEADTTEDQSGTSFDKSSVTWVSLARVASLCNRAVFKAGQENLPILKRDVAGDASESALLKCIELSCGSVRLMRDKNKKVAEIPFNSTNKYQLSVHETEDPNDNRYLLVMKGAPERILDRCSTIMIQGKEQPMDEELKEAFQNAYLELGGLGERVLGFCHLLMPEDQYPKGFAFDCDDVNFQTDNLCFVGLMSMIDPPRAAVPDAVGKCRSAGIKVIMVTGDHPITAKAIAKGVGIISEGNETVEDIAARLNIPVSQVNPRDAKACVIHGTDLKDLSQDQIDDILRNHTEIVFARTSPQQKLIIVEGCQRQGAIVAVTGDGVNDSPALKKADIGVAMGISGSDVSKQAADMILLDDNFASIVTGVEEGRLIFDNLKKSIAYTLTSNIPEITPFLLFIIINIPLPLGTITILCIDLGTDMVPAISLAYEAAESDIMKRQPRNPRVDKLVNERLISIAYGQIGMIQALGGFFSYFVILAENGFLPSILVGIRLNWDDRATNDLEDSYGQQWTYEQRKIVEFTCHTAFFVSIVVVQWADVIVCKTRRNSVFQQGMKNKILIFGLFEETALAAFLSYCPGMDVALRMYPLK comes from the exons TATGGACGGTCAGACAGTTACCGCGTGGCCACCACGCAAGACAAGGATGACAAGGACTCTcccaagaagaagaacaaggCTAAAGACCTTGATGAGCTGAAGAAAGAAGTACCACTG acggAGCACAAGATGTCCGTGGAAGAAGTCTGCCGGAAATTCAACACCGACATCGTCCAG GGTCTGACCAACGCCAAGGCGGCCGAGTATCTGATCCGGGACGGACCCAacgccctcaccccccctcccaccacgcCGGAGTGGGTCAAGTTCTGTCGCCAGCTGTTCGGAGGTTTCTCCATCCTGCTGTGGCTCGGAGCCATCCTCTGCTTCCTGGCCTACGCCATCCAGGCCGCCACCGAGGACGATCCCGCCGGGGACAAC CTGTATCTGGGCATCGTGCTGTCGGCTGTGGTCATCATCACCGGCTGCTTCTCCTACTTCCAGGAGGCCAAGAGCTCCAAGATCATGGAGTCTTTTAAGAACATGGTGCcccag caaGCCCTGGTGATCCGGGAGGGGGAGAAGATGCAGATCAACGCTGAGGAGGTGGTGGGCGGAGACCTGGTGGAGGTGAAGGGTGGAGACAGAATCCCCGCTGACCTCCGCATCGTCTCCTCTCACGGCTGCAAG GTGGATAACTCCTCTTTGACTGGCGAATCGGAGCCCCAGACTCGGTCACCTGACTGCACCCATGACAACCCCCTGGAGACTCGCAACATAGCTTTCTTCTCCACCAACTGTGTAGAAG GCACGGCGCGCGGCATCGTGGTCTGCACTGGCGACCGCACGGTGATGGGCCGCATCGCCACCCTGACGTCGGGCCTGGAGACGGGCAAGACCCCCATCGCCAAGGAGATCGAGCACTTCATCCACCTGATCACGGGCGTGGCCGTCTTCCTGGGCATCACCTTCTTCATCCTGTCCATCGTGCTTGGCTACTCCTGGCTGGAGGCCGTCATCTTCCTCATTGGCATCATCGTGGCCAACGTGCCGGAGGGGCTCCTGGCCACCGTCACC GTGTGTCTGACCCTGACGGCCAAGCGCATGGCCAAGAAGAACTGCCTGGTGAAGAACCTGGAGGCCGTGGAGACCCTGGGCTCCACCTCCACCATCTGCTCCGACAAGACCGGGACGCTGACCCAGAACCGCATGACCGTGGCCCACATGTGGTTCGACAACCAGATCCACGAGGCCGACACCACCGAGGACCAGTCCG GCACCTCCTTCGACAAGAGCTCGGTCACGTGGGTGTCGCTGGCGCGCGTGGCCTCCCTCTGCAACCGGGCGGTGTTCAAGGCGGGCCAGGAGAACCTGCCCATCCTGAAGCGGGACGTGGCGGGCGACGCCTCCGAGTCGGCCCTGCTCAAGTGCATCGAGCTCTCCTGCGGCTCCGTCCGGCTCATGCGCGACAAGAACAAGAAGGTGGCCGAGATCCCCTTCAACTCCACCAACAAGTACCAG CTTTCTGTGCATGAGACTGAGGACCCCAACGACAACCGCTACCTGCTGGTGATGAAGGGCGCCCCCGAGCGCATCCTGGACCGCTGCTCCACCATCATGATCCAGGGCAAGGAGCAGCCCATGGacgaggagctgaaggaggccTTCCAGAACGCCTACCTGGAGCTGGGAGGACTGGGGGAGAGGGTGCTGG GGTTCTGTCACCTGCTCATGCCGGAGGACCAGTACCCCAAGGGCTTCGCCTTCGACTGCGACGACGTCAACTTCCAGACGGACAACCTGTGCTTCGTGGGCCTGATGTCCATGATCGACCCGCCCCGCGCCGCCGTGCCCGACGCCGTCGGCAAGTGCCGCTCCGCCGGGATCAAGGTCATCATGGTGACCGGCGACCACCCCATCACCGCCAAGGCCATCGCCAAGGGCGTCGGCATCATCTCCGAGGGCAACGAGACCGTGGAGGACATCGCCGCTCGGCTCAATATTCCCGTCAGCCAGGTCAACCCCAG ggatGCCAAGGCCTGTGTGATCCATGGCACAGACCTGAAGGACCTGTCCCAGGATCAGATAGACGATATTCTGAGGAACCACACTGAGATCGTCTTCGCCAGGACCTCCCCCCAGCAGAAACTCATCATAGTGGAGGGCTGCCAGAGACAG ggTGCCATTGTGGCCGTGACAGGGGACGGCGTGAACGACTCTCCCGCCCTCAAGAAGGCCGACATCGGCGTCGCCATGGGGATCTCCGGCTCCGACGTCTCCAAGCAGGCCGCCGACATGATCCTGCTGGACGACAACTTCGCCTCCATCGTCACCGGCGTGGAAGAGG GCCGCTTGATCTTCGACAACCTGAAGAAGTCCATCGCCTACACCCTGACCAGCAACATCCCAGAGATCACgcccttcctcctcttcatcatcatcaacatcccGCTGCCACTGGGCACCATCACCATCCTGTGTATTGACCTGGGCACTGACATG GTGCCAGCTATCTCCCTGGCCTATGAAGCGGCTGAGAGTGACATCATGAAGAGGCAGCCCAGGAATCCCCGCGTGGACAAACTGGTGAACGAAAGACTGATCAGCATCGCCTACGGACAGATCG gcatGATCCAGGCTCTTGGCGGTTTCTTCAGCTACTTTGTCATCTTGGCAGAAAATGGCTTCCTCCCCTCAATACTAGTGGGAATCCGGCTCAACTGGGACGACCGAGCTACCAATGACCTGGAGGACAGCTATGGGCAGCAGTGG ACGTACGAGCAGAGGAAGATCGTGGAGTTCACCTGCCACACGG